The following proteins are encoded in a genomic region of Coffea eugenioides isolate CCC68of chromosome 6, Ceug_1.0, whole genome shotgun sequence:
- the LOC113773889 gene encoding putative pentatricopeptide repeat-containing protein At1g12700, mitochondrial, giving the protein MRKRAFSVAYLCHKAGAKGTATTAAFTTLSFLSPINSTPIQSAFHSAALTIGIESSNHHQAKPNNIVHYGSRRLRSDIDGISNLDEALGFYKQMVRMKPLPSVVHFNRLLGRIVKMKQYLVVLSISRDMAELGCIPLDDYTLSIVINCYCFLGRVDFGFSIFGGFFKRGILPNTATFTTLLKGLFREHKIHEAQGLFKKIIYEKLCIPNEITYGTVIDGLSKAGNTSMAIQVLRFMEKGGRCRPHTAAYNTIIDGLCKDKMMDQALSLLHEMIEKGIAPDVITYNCLVQGLCNLSKWKDVENLFTEMKAYNIVPDVVTFNILIDALCKEEQLADAEQVLTAMIQQNQNPTTVTCNALMDGYCLQGQMGEVRRIFYKMAASGLSPDVQSHNILINGYMKKMKVEPAMNLFQEIRHKGLRPNVVTYTTVLQGLFSVRRYLTAIEAFDEMRVAGLKPNFHTYTVLLDGLCKNSHAEEALQFLHKKEVDGVDCQITMYNIVLDGLCKCGKLDSARHLFYSLSSKGLDPNVTTYNTMINSLFSEGLLQEAKVFIKKMVAHQI; this is encoded by the coding sequence ATGAGAAAAAGGGCCTTCTCTGTTGCTTATCTTTGTCACAAAGCAGGGGCGAAAGGTACTGCTACTACTGCCGCTTTTActactctttcatttctttctccaATAAATTCAACCCCCATCCAATCAGCTTTTCACTCTGCAGCCCTCACTATTGGTATTGAAAGTAGTAATCATCATCAGGCTAAGCCTAACAACATTGTTCATTATGGGTCTCGGAGATTGAGGAGTGATATTGACGGTATCAGCAATCTCGATGAAGCTCTAGGCTTTTACAAGCAGATGGTACGGATGAAACCTCTGCCTAGTGTTGTTCATTTCAATAGACTGCTGGGTCGTATTGTTAAGATGAAGCAATATTTGGTGGTTCTTTCTATTTCCAGGGATATGGCTGAGTTGGGATGCATTCCGCTTGATGATTACACGCTAAGTATTGTGATTAATTGTTACTGCTTCTTGGGTAGAGTGGATTTTGGGTTTTCTATATTTGGTGGCTTCTTCAAGCGAGGTATTTTGCCCAATACGGCCACCTTTACCACTCTGCTCAAAGGACTCTTTCGGGAACACAAAATTCATGAGGCACAAGGATTgttcaaaaaaataatatatgaaAAGCTTTGCATACCTAATGAAATTACGTATGGGACTGTGATAGATGGGCTTTCTAAGGCTGGGAACACTAGTATGGCCATTCAAGtccttagattcatggaaaaagGAGGAAGGTGCAGGCCTCATACAGCTGCTTACAACACTATTATCGACGGGTTGTGCAAGGATAAAATGATGGATCAAGCTCTCTCCCTGTTACACGAGATGATTGAGAAAGGAATTGCCCCCGATGTCATCACTTACAATTGTTTGGTCCAGGGTCTGTGCAATTTAAGTAAATGGAAGGACGTTGAAAATCTCTTTACTGAGATGAAGGCTTATAATATTGTTCCTGATGTTGTTACTTTTAATATTCTAATTGATGCACTATGTAAGGAAGAACAGTTAGCAGATGCAGAGCAGGTTTTAACTGCCATGATTCAGCAAAATCAGAATCCTACTACAGTCACTTGTAATGCATTGATGGATGGGTATTGTTTACAGGGTCAAATGGGTGAGGTAAGGagaattttttataaaatggcTGCTAGCGGCCTTAGTCCTGATGTTCAAAGCCATAATATATTGATAAATGGCtatatgaagaaaatgaaagtggaACCGGCCATGAATCTCTTCCAAGAGATCCGACATAAAGGGTTAAGACCGAATGTTGTTACCTATACCACTGTCCTGCAGGGTTTATTTAGTGTCAGGAGGTATCTTACAGCAATCGAAGCTTTCGACGAGATGCGAGTTGCTGGCTTAAAACCTAATTTTCACACTTACACTGTATTGTTGGATGGTTTATGCAAGAATTCACATGCTGAGGAAGCGCTTCAATTTTTGCACAAAAAGGAAGTTGATGGAGTAGATTGTCAGATAACAATGTACAACATCGTCCTTGATGGATTGTGCAAATGTGGGAAGCTTGACAGCGCCCGGCATCTTTTCTATAGTCTCTCTTCTAAAGGATTGGATCCTAATGTTACCACATATAACACGATGATAAATAGCCTCTTTTCAGAAGGATTACTACAGGAAGCCAAAGTGTTTATTAAGAAAATGGTTGCACACCAGATCTAA
- the LOC113773890 gene encoding putative pentatricopeptide repeat-containing protein At1g12700, mitochondrial, which produces MIVRSLDPNKDPFRPQKEHEEILGSEVPYFSAIASSSLAPHSSPQLRLSDFVAELRRQNHQEDEKRAFSALTIGIKSSNHHQAKPNNIVHYGSRGLRSDIDRISNLDEALGFYKQMVRMRPVPSVVHFTELLGRIVKMKQYLVILSLYRDMAELGCIPLNEYTLSIVINCYCFFGRVDFGFSILGSFFKRGIVPDTATFTTLLKGLFREHKIHEAQGLFKKIMYEKLCVPCKITYGTVIDGLSKAGNTSMAIQVLRFMEKGGRCRPDTAAYNTIIDRLCKDKMMDKALSLLHEMIEKGIAPDDITYNCLVWGLCNLSKWKDIEKLLTEMKAYNIVPNVITYNILIDALCKEGQLEGAEEVLKIMIVQNQKPDNVTYNALMDGYCLQGRMDEAKRVFDKMAANGLSPDVQSHNILIHGYMKKMKVEAAMSLFQEIRYKGLTPNVATYNTVLQGLFSVWRYLTAIEVFNEMRAAGIKPDFYTYCVLLDGLCKNSHVEAALQFLHKMEVDGVYCQIAMYNIVLDGLCKCGKLDSARHLFYSLSSKGLDPDVTTYNTMINGLFSEGLLPEAKEFIKKMEENGCTPNQITFNIIVHGLLKGGKFNDAMVCFDEMDRRGFSLHLSTFSFLLDSYRDSGNDPSLFKVIEKFAPKMCNGSPNNGEGGSYP; this is translated from the exons ATGATCGTCAGATCATTGGATCCTAATAAGGATCCCTTTAGGCCACAAAAGGAACATGAAGAGATACTTGGTTCTGAAGTACCATATTTCAGTGCAATTG CTTCATCGTCTTTGGCTCCTCACTCGTCTCCTCAGCTGCGACTTTCTGATTTTGTAGCTGAACTCCGAAGGCAAAACCATCAAGAAGATGAGAAAAGGGCCTTCTCAG CCCTCACTATTGGTATTAAAAGTAGTAATCATCATCAGGCTAAGCCTAACAACATTGTTCATTATGGGTCTCGGGGATTAAGGAGTGATATTGACAGAATCAGCAATCTTGATGAAGCTCTAGGCTTTTACAAGCAGATGGTCCGGATGAGACCTGTGCCTAGTGTTGTTCATTTCACTGAATTGCTGGGTCGTATTGTTAAAATGAAGCAATATTTGGTGATTCTTTCTCTTTACAGAGATATGGCTGAGTTAGGATGCATTCCGCTTAATGAATACACGCTAAGTATTGTGATTAATTGTTACTGCTTCTTCGGTAGAGTGGATTTTGGGTTTTCTATATTGGGTAGCTTCTTCAAGCGAGGTATTGTGCCCGATACGGCCACATTTACCACTCTGCTCAAAGGACTTTTTCGGGAACACAAAATTCATGAGGCACAAGGATTGTTCAAGAAAATAATGTATGAAAAGCTATGCGTACCCTGCAAAATTACGTATGGGACTGTGATAGATGGGCTTTCTAAGGCTGGGAACACTAGCATGGCCATTCAAGtccttagattcatggaaaaagGAGGAAGGTGCAGGCCTGATACAGCTGCTTACAACACTATTATCGACAGGTTGTGCAAGGATAAAATGATGGATAAAGCTCTCTCCCTTCTACACGAGATGATTGAGAAAGGAATTGCCCCGGATGACATCACTTACAATTGTTTGGTCTGGGGTCTGTGCAACTTAAGTAAATGGAAGGACATTGAAAAGCTCTTGACTGAGATGAAGGCTTATAATATTGTTCCAAATGTTATTACTTATAATATTCTTATCGATGCCCTATGTAAGGAAGGACAGTTAGAAGGTGCAGAGGAGGTGCTGAAAATCATGATTGTGCAAAATCAGAAGCCTGATAATGTTACATATAATGCATTGATGGATGGGTACTGTTTACAAGGCCGAATGGATGAAGCAAAGAGagtttttgataaaatggctgCTAACGGCCTTAGTCCTGATGTTCAAAGCCATAATATATTGATCCATGGCtatatgaagaaaatgaaagtggaAGCAGCCATGAGTCTCTTCCAAGAGATCCGATATAAAGGGTTAACACCGAATGTTGCAACTTATAACACTGTCCTGCAGGGTTTATTTAGTGTGTGGAGGTATCTTACAGCAATCGAAGTTTTCAATGAGATGCGAGCTGCTGGCATAAAGCCTGATTTTTACACTTACTGTGTGTTATTGGACGGTTTATGCAAGAACTCACATGTTGAGGCAGCACTTCAATTTTTGCACAAGATGGAAGTTGATGGAGTATATTGTCAGATAGCAATGTACAACATCGTCCTTGATGGATTATGCAAATGTGGGAAGCTTGACAGTGCCCGACATCTTTTCTATAGTCTCTCCTCTAAAGGATTAGACCCTGATGTTACAACATATAACACGATGATAAATGGCCTCTTTTCAGAAGGTTTACTGCCGGAAGCCAAAGAGTTTATtaagaaaatggaagaaaatggttGCACACCAAATCAAATTACATTTAATATTATTGTTCATGGACTTCTTAAGGGTGGCAAATTTAATGATGCAATGGTATGTTTTGATGAAATGGATAGGAGAGGATTCTCGCTGCATTTGTctactttttcatttttactaGATTCATACAGAGATAGTGGAAACGATCCCTCTCTTTTTAAGGTGATAGAGAAGTTTGCACCAAAGATGTGTAATGGAAGTCCAAATAATGGAGAAGGGGGATCTTATCCTTAA